A portion of the Calothrix sp. 336/3 genome contains these proteins:
- a CDS encoding diguanylate cyclase domain-containing protein, with amino-acid sequence MNQQSANTEKANILIVDDKLDNLRVLSTILTTQGYQVRKALNGQMALIACQTQAPDLILLDINMPDMSGYKVCQHLKSDSQTSEIPIIFISVLDDVIDKVKGMKLGGVDYITKPFQCEEVLARVHNQLVIKNLQNQLQATNSKLLEQNSILRSEIAKRRQVEEALRQANQQLQDLVWSDSLTQVANRRYLDDYLQREWQRSARDKISLAFVLCDIDYFKYYNDTYGHIAGDNCLKQVAHGIQNAVRRPADLVARYGGEEFAVILPNTTLSGAIRVVENIQMYIRDLKIPHRNSPISQYLTLSIGIAAIMPHHQYSPENLIAASDKALYQAKEKGRNLFCAYTAPLQNALVEHNSEEGNIQCGLENMYAFSERQQNVE; translated from the coding sequence ATGAATCAACAGTCAGCGAACACAGAGAAAGCCAATATTCTCATAGTTGATGACAAGCTAGATAATCTTCGTGTGTTGTCTACTATTCTTACCACTCAAGGTTATCAAGTCCGTAAAGCATTGAATGGACAGATGGCTTTAATTGCTTGTCAAACCCAAGCTCCAGATTTAATCTTACTGGATATCAATATGCCAGATATGAGCGGGTATAAGGTATGCCAACACTTAAAATCTGATAGTCAGACATCGGAGATACCAATTATATTTATTAGTGTACTTGATGATGTGATTGATAAAGTTAAAGGGATGAAACTAGGTGGTGTAGACTATATTACTAAACCTTTTCAGTGTGAAGAAGTTTTGGCAAGAGTACATAATCAATTAGTCATTAAGAATTTACAAAATCAGCTACAAGCAACAAACTCGAAATTACTAGAACAAAATTCTATTTTACGTTCAGAAATCGCCAAACGTAGACAAGTAGAAGAAGCTTTACGTCAAGCTAATCAGCAATTACAAGATTTAGTTTGGTCAGACAGTTTAACGCAAGTTGCCAATCGCAGATATTTAGATGATTATTTACAACGGGAATGGCAACGTTCCGCAAGAGATAAAATTTCTCTAGCATTTGTTTTATGCGATATTGACTACTTTAAATATTATAATGATACCTACGGACACATTGCCGGAGATAATTGCTTAAAGCAAGTTGCCCACGGGATTCAAAATGCTGTCAGAAGACCTGCGGATTTAGTTGCTCGCTATGGTGGCGAAGAATTTGCTGTCATTTTGCCTAATACTACCTTGTCCGGTGCAATCCGTGTCGTTGAAAATATTCAAATGTATATTCGAGATTTAAAAATTCCCCATCGCAATTCACCAATTAGTCAATATTTAACTTTAAGTATTGGGATTGCTGCGATTATGCCACATCATCAATATTCTCCCGAAAATTTAATCGCTGCTAGTGATAAAGCACTTTATCAAGCTAAAGAAAAAGGTCGTAATCTCTTCTGTGCTTATACCGCTCCCCTCCAGAATGCTCTTGTTGAACACAATTCTGAGGAAGGAAATATTCAGTGTGGATTAGAAAATATGTATGCTTTTAGTGAGCGACAACAAAATGTTGAGTAA
- a CDS encoding GGDEF domain-containing response regulator: MNHERLNPEKKDILIIDDTPDNLRVLSSLLTKQGYNVRKALNWQMALIACQTVLPDLILLDIMMPEVDGYEICQRLKSQESTNDIPVIFISALDDVFDKVKAFAVGGVDYITKPFEFEEVLIRIKNQLSLISARQEILELNTQLEIRVRERTFELEKTLHKLQQEINERQHLQNKLLDIVLHDSLTGLPNRVLFIKRLDKALTRAKQEQNYQFAVLFLDCDRFKVVNDSLGHLVGDELLVAIARRLQQFISPFDTLARFSGDEFAILLENITDIKMVTKIADDILKQLYLAFPLSRYEVFMNASIGIILGNKDYEKSEFLLRDADTAMYRAKAMGRARYHVFDPIMHQEALKLLELENDLRRAVERQEFIICYQPIINIKNRDIAGFEALIRWQHPTRGIVPPADFLPVAEETGLMNQINFWVLQSVCETLCQWQKYPEIKQKLKVSVNLSPKIFLQTNFLAKVDQILHDTQVDPRSLDLEITESALMENSDSVKTILKELQARQIKLIMDDFGTGYSSLSYLHSFPMDALKIDKSFVLRMLENQQSLGLVSAMINIAHSMGMGAIAEGVETQEQLAQLQKLNCDFAQGFLFSVAIAPELALDLLLSAPQW, encoded by the coding sequence ATGAATCACGAACGGTTAAACCCTGAAAAAAAAGATATCTTGATTATTGATGATACACCGGATAACCTGCGGGTGTTATCTTCGTTGTTAACCAAGCAGGGTTATAACGTTCGGAAAGCGTTAAACTGGCAAATGGCATTGATTGCTTGTCAAACTGTTTTACCAGATTTGATTCTTTTAGATATCATGATGCCAGAAGTAGATGGCTATGAAATTTGTCAGCGTTTAAAATCCCAAGAATCAACTAATGATATCCCGGTGATTTTTATCAGCGCATTAGATGATGTTTTTGATAAGGTAAAAGCGTTTGCAGTGGGTGGTGTTGACTATATCACTAAACCATTTGAATTTGAAGAAGTTTTAATTAGAATTAAAAATCAATTATCATTAATTAGTGCCCGTCAAGAAATTTTAGAATTAAATACACAATTAGAAATTAGGGTCAGAGAACGGACATTTGAATTAGAAAAAACTTTACATAAGCTCCAACAAGAAATTAATGAGCGCCAGCATTTACAAAATAAGCTGTTAGATATCGTACTGCATGATTCCCTGACTGGTTTACCCAATCGAGTTTTATTTATTAAACGTTTAGATAAGGCTTTAACTCGTGCAAAACAAGAGCAAAACTATCAATTTGCAGTTTTGTTTTTAGATTGCGATCGCTTTAAAGTTGTGAATGATTCCCTAGGTCATTTAGTGGGAGATGAGCTATTAGTTGCCATTGCTCGCAGACTTCAGCAATTTATTAGTCCTTTCGATACTTTGGCGAGATTCAGTGGTGATGAATTTGCCATTCTTTTAGAAAATATTACTGATATTAAAATGGTGACTAAAATTGCTGATGACATTCTCAAACAGCTTTATTTAGCATTTCCATTATCTCGTTATGAAGTGTTCATGAATGCCAGTATTGGGATTATTTTGGGCAATAAAGATTATGAGAAATCAGAATTTTTGCTCAGGGATGCTGACACTGCAATGTATAGAGCCAAAGCCATGGGTAGGGCAAGATACCATGTTTTTGACCCGATTATGCATCAAGAAGCTCTGAAGTTATTAGAGTTAGAAAATGATTTAAGAAGAGCCGTAGAACGGCAAGAATTTATAATTTGTTATCAACCAATTATTAATATCAAAAATCGTGATATAGCTGGTTTTGAAGCCTTAATTCGCTGGCAGCATCCCACCAGGGGAATAGTTCCCCCCGCAGATTTTCTGCCCGTTGCCGAAGAAACAGGATTGATGAATCAGATAAATTTTTGGGTTTTGCAATCTGTATGTGAAACCCTTTGTCAATGGCAAAAGTATCCCGAAATCAAACAAAAATTAAAAGTCAGTGTAAATTTATCGCCGAAAATTTTTTTGCAAACTAATTTCCTTGCCAAAGTTGACCAAATATTACATGATACCCAAGTAGATCCCAGGAGTTTAGATTTAGAAATTACAGAAAGTGCCTTAATGGAAAATAGTGATAGTGTGAAAACTATCCTCAAAGAATTACAGGCTCGCCAGATTAAATTAATTATGGATGACTTTGGTACGGGCTATTCTTCCTTAAGTTATCTCCATAGCTTTCCCATGGATGCTTTAAAAATAGATAAGTCTTTCGTTTTACGTATGCTAGAAAATCAACAGAGTCTAGGATTAGTCTCTGCGATGATTAACATTGCTCACTCCATGGGAATGGGGGCGATCGCCGAAGGAGTAGAAACCCAGGAACAACTTGCACAACTCCAAAAACTTAACTGTGATTTTGCCCAAGGATTCCTCTTTTCCGTGGCAATTGCTCCGGAATTAGCTCTAGACTTGCTTCTCTCTGCGCCTCAATGGTAA
- a CDS encoding MOSC domain-containing protein → MVSPHLAKIFVYPIKSLDGVELDRVTVLPSGALAHDRELAIADKAGKFVNAKRYAKIHLLRSSFDLNSRTVTLSYPDSPSLQTFHLDRERQSLENYLSLFFGFSVELQANLIQGFPDDTKSPGPTIISSATLTEVASWYPDMSVAEMRRRIRANLEIDGVPAFWEDSLYGEEGSLIPFQVGNVKFLGINPCQRCIVPTRDSFTGEADSQFQKVFVSKRQQTLPPWAINSRFNHYYRLSINTRLASYATVINVTKGEAIEIL, encoded by the coding sequence ATGGTTTCACCTCACTTAGCCAAAATATTCGTGTACCCGATTAAGTCCCTTGATGGTGTAGAACTTGATCGGGTTACTGTATTACCTAGTGGTGCTTTAGCTCATGATCGAGAACTGGCGATCGCTGATAAAGCAGGGAAATTTGTGAATGCCAAGCGTTATGCCAAAATTCACCTCTTGAGATCTAGTTTTGACTTAAATTCCAGGACTGTCACCCTCTCCTATCCTGATTCCCCCTCACTCCAGACATTTCATCTCGATAGAGAAAGACAATCCTTAGAAAATTATCTCAGTCTTTTTTTTGGCTTTTCTGTAGAGTTACAAGCAAATCTGATTCAGGGTTTTCCCGATGATACCAAATCCCCAGGACCCACCATCATCAGTTCTGCTACCTTAACTGAGGTGGCTAGTTGGTATCCAGATATGAGTGTGGCAGAAATGCGTCGCCGTATCCGCGCTAATCTGGAAATTGATGGAGTTCCTGCTTTCTGGGAAGATAGTTTGTATGGTGAGGAAGGAAGCTTGATTCCTTTTCAGGTAGGGAATGTAAAATTTTTGGGGATTAACCCCTGTCAACGTTGTATAGTTCCCACTCGTGACTCCTTTACGGGAGAAGCTGACTCCCAATTCCAAAAAGTCTTTGTCAGCAAACGGCAACAAACTCTACCTCCGTGGGCTATAAACTCTCGTTTTAATCACTATTATCGTTTAAGTATAAATACTAGATTAGCTTCCTATGCAACTGTGATAAATGTCACCAAGGGTGAAGCTATAGAAATTTTGTGA
- the lepB gene encoding signal peptidase I, with translation MQNQVSDNNSSQKPDNSWIAELGRTIVLSIVLALGIRTFVAEARWIPSGSMEPTLHGSPNQWEADKIIVDKLGYRFSQPRRGDIVVFSPTIELQKEQYNDAFIKRVIGLPGEKVELKDGKVYVNNQPLAEENYLSSSQRTVTDVCQSSSQSAFLAKPVTIPDNSYLVLGDNRGSSYDSRCWGVVPRQNIIGRAVLRFWPINNLGAIDSKSPLYP, from the coding sequence ATGCAAAATCAAGTGTCTGATAACAACTCTAGCCAAAAACCAGATAATTCTTGGATTGCCGAACTCGGTCGAACAATCGTTTTGAGTATCGTTCTTGCCCTAGGAATTCGTACCTTTGTCGCTGAAGCTCGTTGGATTCCTTCCGGTTCCATGGAACCAACCCTTCATGGTTCACCCAATCAGTGGGAAGCAGATAAGATTATTGTCGATAAGCTCGGTTACAGATTTTCCCAACCACGACGGGGAGATATTGTCGTATTTTCACCCACTATTGAGTTGCAAAAAGAACAATACAATGATGCCTTTATTAAAAGGGTTATTGGCTTACCTGGGGAAAAAGTAGAACTCAAAGATGGCAAGGTATACGTTAATAACCAACCTTTAGCGGAAGAGAATTATTTGAGTTCCAGCCAGAGAACAGTCACTGATGTTTGCCAATCAAGTTCTCAATCCGCTTTTCTGGCTAAACCTGTCACCATCCCAGATAATTCCTATCTTGTTCTAGGAGACAATCGCGGTAGTAGTTACGATAGTCGCTGTTGGGGTGTTGTTCCTCGTCAAAATATTATTGGTAGAGCAGTGTTGCGTTTTTGGCCCATCAATAATTTAGGAGCAATTGATAGTAAATCCCCCTTGTATCCCTAA
- a CDS encoding dihydroorotase — MTSSTLLIRGASVILPNGESMLGDVLISDRQIVEIAPEIHPESPTRVIDATGLTLLPGVIDPQVHFREPGLEHKEDLFTASCACAKGGVTSFLEMPNTRPLTTTQAALNDKLQRAASKCLVNYGFFIGATAEHLPDLLTAHPTPGIKVFMGSMHGQLLVDEETTLEPIFAQGKRLIAVHAEDQARINQRRQEFANIHDPAIHSQIQDNQAALQATQLALKLSKKYQRRLHILHMSTAEEAELLRQDKPSWVTAEVTPQHLLLNTDAYAEIGTLAQMNPPLRSPHDNQVLWQALRDGVIDFIATDHAPHTLEEKAQTYPNSPSGMPGVETSLAVMLTAAMAGKCTVPQVVNWMSTAVAKAYGIVNKGAIAPGYDADLVLVDLNTYRPVNRAELLTKCGWSPFEGWSLTGWAEYTIVGGKIVYEKGKLHTDVRGEALDFPLSSSN, encoded by the coding sequence ATGACATCTTCTACTTTATTAATTCGTGGCGCGTCCGTGATTTTACCGAATGGTGAGTCGATGTTGGGGGATGTGCTGATTAGCGATCGCCAGATTGTGGAAATTGCTCCAGAAATTCACCCAGAATCACCCACAAGGGTTATTGACGCAACGGGGTTAACTTTGTTGCCAGGAGTTATCGATCCTCAGGTACATTTCCGGGAACCGGGTTTGGAACACAAGGAAGATTTGTTCACTGCTAGCTGTGCTTGTGCTAAAGGCGGAGTTACTTCGTTTTTAGAAATGCCGAATACCCGTCCCTTGACCACTACCCAAGCCGCGTTAAATGATAAGTTACAAAGGGCAGCAAGTAAGTGTTTGGTAAATTACGGCTTTTTTATTGGGGCAACTGCGGAACATTTACCAGATTTGCTGACAGCGCACCCCACCCCAGGGATTAAAGTTTTCATGGGTTCAATGCATGGACAATTGTTAGTGGATGAGGAGACAACCCTAGAACCAATATTTGCCCAGGGTAAACGCTTAATTGCTGTCCATGCAGAAGACCAAGCTCGGATTAATCAGCGTCGTCAAGAATTTGCCAATATTCATGATCCGGCAATTCACTCCCAAATTCAAGATAACCAAGCAGCACTTCAGGCAACCCAATTAGCTTTAAAGCTCTCGAAAAAATACCAACGGCGCTTACATATTCTGCATATGTCTACCGCAGAGGAAGCAGAATTACTACGACAAGACAAACCCAGTTGGGTGACAGCAGAAGTAACACCTCAGCATTTATTGTTAAATACTGATGCTTACGCTGAAATTGGTACCTTAGCACAGATGAATCCTCCCCTGCGATCGCCCCATGACAATCAGGTACTTTGGCAAGCATTACGGGATGGAGTCATTGACTTTATTGCTACCGACCACGCACCCCACACCCTAGAGGAAAAAGCCCAAACTTACCCCAACAGTCCCTCTGGAATGCCGGGGGTAGAAACTTCCTTAGCTGTGATGTTAACTGCCGCCATGGCGGGCAAATGCACCGTTCCCCAGGTGGTAAATTGGATGTCTACCGCCGTAGCTAAGGCATATGGAATTGTCAATAAGGGAGCGATCGCTCCGGGCTATGATGCGGACTTAGTACTAGTAGATTTAAATACCTATCGCCCAGTGAATCGGGCAGAATTACTGACTAAATGCGGCTGGAGTCCCTTTGAAGGATGGAGCCTTACAGGTTGGGCAGAATATACAATTGTTGGAGGGAAAATTGTCTACGAAAAAGGCAAACTACATACAGATGTCAGGGGTGAAGCTTTAGATTTCCCATTGTCATCATCAAATTGA
- a CDS encoding DNA adenine methylase, with product MVSTPPKSIISSTIPKPFLKWAGGKSQLIEQISHFLPEALHRGAIKRYIEPFIGGGAIFFWLAHKYEIQELIISDINTELVVAYRTIQQSVDDLIEILSAIQTQYLSLDDNQRRDYFYQVRQNFNCRRTQIDLRKYNSHWVERTAQLIFLNKTCFNGLFRVNIKGDFNVPSGKYRKPYIFDADNLQAVAQILQRTEILQGDFSQCEKFVDTQTFVYCDPPYRPISNTSNFTAYSQQVFDDDEQLRLRDFFQQLDDRGAFLLLSNSDPKNHNTEDNFFEQAYQDYRIIRVKASRNINSNAAKRNHINELLIMNY from the coding sequence ATGGTATCAACACCACCCAAGTCTATCATTTCTTCGACAATTCCTAAACCTTTCTTAAAGTGGGCTGGTGGCAAATCTCAGTTAATCGAACAAATTAGCCATTTCTTACCAGAAGCATTGCATCGTGGTGCAATCAAAAGATATATCGAACCTTTTATCGGGGGGGGTGCAATCTTTTTCTGGTTAGCGCATAAGTATGAGATTCAAGAACTAATTATTTCAGACATTAATACTGAATTAGTTGTTGCTTACAGAACAATTCAGCAAAGTGTTGATGATTTGATTGAGATTTTATCTGCTATTCAAACTCAATATCTCTCCCTTGATGACAACCAGAGAAGGGATTATTTTTATCAGGTGAGACAAAACTTTAATTGCCGTCGAACGCAGATAGATTTACGGAAGTATAATTCCCACTGGGTTGAAAGAACTGCACAGTTGATATTTCTCAATAAAACCTGTTTTAATGGATTATTTCGGGTAAATATTAAGGGAGATTTTAACGTTCCATCTGGAAAATATCGGAAACCATATATATTTGATGCAGACAATTTACAAGCTGTAGCTCAGATTCTCCAAAGAACGGAAATTCTCCAAGGAGATTTCAGCCAGTGTGAGAAATTTGTGGATACTCAAACTTTTGTCTATTGCGATCCTCCCTATAGACCTATTAGTAATACCTCTAATTTTACAGCCTATTCCCAACAAGTTTTTGACGACGACGAGCAGTTAAGATTGCGTGATTTCTTTCAACAATTAGATGATAGGGGAGCATTTTTACTTTTGAGTAATTCTGACCCCAAAAATCATAATACAGAAGATAACTTTTTTGAACAGGCTTACCAAGATTATCGCATCATCAGAGTCAAAGCTTCTCGAAATATTAATAGTAACGCTGCGAAGCGCAACCATATCAATGAGCTATTAATCATGAATTACTAG
- a CDS encoding type II restriction endonuclease: MKYNSLFSSYLNCSNDSEVFEYFQTTLTDSITVWNYFVDWQKVLKKFADMEIHLNTLNYLIGKDNIEEEFAKLLEISPQIVSVIPILIACRTATFQILTDYESGKFSYKSFNFQRQTSLSPSEIEDILEFTRKTGLLELFAKKTIKSIPDYVLGIEVGLDTNARKNRGGNTMEVILETLIRDICEQNNLLYISQATSEKIKTAWNIDVEVDKSSRRFDFAVRNQENLYLIEANFYGGGGSKLKATAGEYKTLFDFLSKQGHKFIWVTDGLGWKTALRPLEETFRYIDYTLNLNMVIRGLLQELITITD, translated from the coding sequence ATGAAATATAATTCCCTATTTTCCAGTTATTTAAATTGCTCGAATGATTCAGAAGTGTTTGAATATTTCCAAACAACCTTAACAGACTCAATTACTGTCTGGAATTATTTTGTGGATTGGCAAAAAGTCCTCAAGAAATTTGCTGATATGGAAATTCATCTCAATACTTTAAATTATTTAATTGGTAAAGATAATATAGAAGAAGAATTTGCCAAACTTTTGGAAATTTCACCACAAATTGTGAGTGTAATTCCTATTTTAATTGCTTGCCGAACTGCGACATTTCAGATACTTACAGACTATGAAAGTGGGAAGTTCAGCTATAAGTCTTTTAATTTTCAAAGGCAAACATCTCTGAGTCCATCTGAGATAGAGGATATTTTGGAGTTTACTAGAAAAACTGGCTTATTAGAATTATTTGCAAAAAAAACGATTAAGAGTATTCCTGATTATGTCTTAGGGATTGAAGTGGGTTTGGATACGAATGCCAGAAAAAATCGTGGTGGTAATACCATGGAGGTAATTTTAGAAACTTTAATTCGTGATATCTGTGAACAAAATAATCTCCTATATATTTCCCAAGCAACATCAGAAAAGATTAAAACTGCCTGGAATATTGATGTGGAAGTAGATAAATCCAGTCGTCGTTTTGATTTTGCTGTCAGGAATCAGGAGAACCTTTACTTAATAGAAGCTAATTTTTATGGTGGAGGTGGTTCAAAACTGAAAGCTACTGCTGGAGAGTACAAAACTCTTTTTGACTTCCTCTCAAAGCAAGGACATAAATTTATTTGGGTGACAGATGGGTTGGGCTGGAAAACTGCTTTACGTCCCCTAGAAGAAACCTTTAGATATATTGACTATACACTCAATTTAAATATGGTTATTAGGGGATTATTACAGGAACTGATAACCATAACAGATTAA
- a CDS encoding sugar phosphate nucleotidyltransferase: protein MKAMILAAGKGTRVRPITYTIPKPMIPILQKPVMEFLLELLRQHGFDQIMVNVSHLAEEIESYFRDGQRFGVEIAYSFEGRIVDGTLVGEALGSAGGMRRIQDFSPFFDDTFVVLCGDALIDLDLTEAVKWHRSKGAIATIITKTVPQEEVSSYGVVVTDDDGKIQAFQEKPSIEEAKSTNINTGIYIFEPEIFNYIPSGVEFDIGGDLFPKLVEVGAPFYAIPMDFEWVDIGKVPDYWRAIRGVLSGEIKNVQIPGNQVAPGIYTGLNVAVNWDKVDITGPVYIGGMTRIEDGAKIVGPAMIGPNCWVCSGATVDNSVIFEWSRLGAGVSLVDKLVFGRYCVDKAGATIDLQAAALDWLITDARQDLPTQTSMERQAIAELLGTNAN, encoded by the coding sequence ATGAAGGCAATGATTCTGGCGGCGGGTAAGGGTACTCGTGTGCGTCCTATTACCTATACAATTCCCAAACCGATGATTCCCATCCTGCAAAAGCCAGTGATGGAATTTTTACTAGAACTATTACGTCAACATGGTTTTGACCAAATTATGGTTAATGTGAGCCATTTGGCAGAGGAAATCGAAAGTTATTTCCGTGATGGTCAAAGGTTCGGTGTCGAAATTGCCTATTCTTTTGAAGGTCGGATTGTCGATGGAACTTTGGTGGGGGAAGCTCTGGGTTCTGCTGGTGGAATGCGGCGAATTCAAGATTTCTCACCGTTTTTTGATGACACCTTTGTTGTCTTATGTGGTGACGCACTGATTGACCTAGATTTAACAGAGGCTGTGAAGTGGCACAGATCAAAGGGGGCGATCGCCACGATTATTACCAAAACGGTTCCCCAGGAAGAAGTTTCTAGCTATGGTGTCGTTGTCACTGACGATGATGGTAAGATTCAAGCTTTCCAAGAAAAACCCTCCATCGAAGAAGCTAAAAGTACTAATATCAACACTGGTATTTATATTTTTGAGCCAGAAATTTTTAACTATATTCCCTCAGGGGTAGAATTTGACATTGGGGGCGATTTATTCCCCAAACTTGTAGAGGTTGGCGCTCCCTTTTATGCCATACCCATGGATTTTGAATGGGTGGATATTGGTAAAGTTCCTGATTATTGGCGAGCTATTCGCGGTGTCCTATCTGGAGAAATTAAGAATGTACAAATTCCGGGAAATCAGGTTGCCCCTGGAATTTATACTGGCTTAAATGTCGCCGTTAACTGGGATAAAGTCGATATCACTGGACCTGTTTACATTGGTGGGATGACAAGAATTGAAGATGGAGCCAAAATTGTTGGTCCGGCAATGATTGGTCCTAACTGCTGGGTATGTAGCGGTGCTACTGTTGATAATAGCGTCATCTTTGAATGGTCACGTTTAGGGGCTGGTGTTAGCTTGGTGGATAAGCTGGTATTTGGGCGCTACTGTGTAGACAAGGCTGGTGCTACTATTGACCTGCAAGCCGCAGCTCTGGACTGGTTGATTACTGATGCACGTCAGGATCTACCAACTCAAACCTCTATGGAAAGACAGGCGATCGCGGAACTTTTAGGTACTAATGCCAATTAA
- a CDS encoding segregation/condensation protein A, giving the protein MDASQLLATIENLIHQAKQGEIDPWDVEVIEVIDNYIRLMTPDASRKGYESDLSQSGQAFLSASMLVLFKANTLTQLQSALDEQEAGIDDILPEPEDGMLCHSPRLPLEKALRRRPAAMPPPKRRVTLQELITQLQLMARQLKLTEKVNKPARTRRQPSLQSMRAALELAHQENLTEVAAELEQVLYSCATELRLDENWLSLEQLVQLWSEKQPLHPENSHHQSVNGNLVGVFWALLLLSAQSKVELFQDEFYQDIKIRLLAVPEKSGQTLEKSWNNNRLQSTGERGQM; this is encoded by the coding sequence ATGGATGCTTCCCAACTACTGGCAACAATTGAAAATTTAATCCATCAGGCTAAACAAGGAGAAATAGATCCTTGGGATGTGGAAGTGATTGAAGTCATAGACAACTACATCCGACTCATGACTCCAGACGCTAGCAGAAAAGGTTATGAGTCAGATTTATCCCAATCTGGACAAGCTTTTTTGTCCGCGTCCATGTTGGTGCTATTTAAAGCCAACACTTTGACACAATTGCAATCTGCCCTAGATGAACAAGAGGCAGGAATTGATGATATACTTCCGGAACCTGAAGATGGTATGCTGTGTCACTCCCCTAGGTTACCATTAGAAAAAGCCTTACGACGACGACCGGCGGCAATGCCACCTCCAAAACGCCGTGTGACTTTGCAAGAGTTAATCACACAATTGCAACTCATGGCTAGGCAGCTCAAGTTGACAGAAAAGGTGAATAAACCGGCTCGTACTCGTCGTCAACCCAGCTTGCAAAGTATGCGAGCAGCCTTAGAATTAGCCCACCAAGAAAACCTCACAGAAGTAGCAGCAGAACTTGAACAAGTATTGTATAGTTGTGCGACGGAATTACGTCTAGACGAAAATTGGTTGAGTTTAGAGCAGTTAGTTCAGTTGTGGAGCGAAAAACAACCACTACATCCAGAAAATTCCCACCATCAATCAGTCAATGGAAATTTGGTCGGTGTGTTCTGGGCTTTACTGTTGCTTTCCGCCCAATCAAAAGTGGAGTTATTCCAAGATGAATTTTATCAAGATATCAAAATTCGTTTACTGGCAGTTCCAGAAAAGTCTGGTCAAACTCTAGAAAAATCCTGGAATAATAACAGGTTGCAGAGTACAGGGGAAAGGGGGCAAATGTGA
- a CDS encoding AI-2E family transporter: MRRWTSVQNLFIYGLSGPIIALNVWLVSLVFRYFQHPITMLSIAAILAFLLNYPVKFFERARFTRTQAVTIVLLFTLTIVAIVGITLVPIVMDQTIQLLNKIPDWLAASQDNLQNFEEFARKRRLPVDLRILRNQANANIQSLVQQLASGAFGFAGTLLSGLINVVLVVVLAFYMLLYGDRVWFGLIHNLPPQIRVAFTTSLKLNFRNFFLSQLLLGLFMIVTLTPIFLILKVPFALLFATFIGISELIPFVGATLGIGSVTLLVLLQNWWLAVQVAIVAMVLQQIKDNLLGPKLLGDFIGLNPIWIFVSILMGFEIAGLLGTLVAVPIAGTIKGTFDALKNHKPEETVSTVIVD; encoded by the coding sequence ATGCGGCGTTGGACCTCTGTACAAAATTTATTCATCTACGGTTTGAGTGGTCCAATTATCGCTCTCAACGTGTGGTTGGTTTCTTTAGTATTTCGATATTTTCAACATCCCATCACCATGCTCAGTATTGCCGCAATTTTGGCTTTTTTACTGAACTATCCAGTCAAATTTTTTGAGCGCGCTCGGTTTACACGTACCCAAGCAGTCACTATTGTCTTACTATTTACTTTAACGATTGTTGCCATTGTGGGTATTACTTTGGTGCCCATAGTTATGGATCAGACAATTCAGCTTTTAAATAAAATTCCCGATTGGTTAGCAGCAAGTCAAGATAATTTACAGAATTTTGAGGAATTTGCGCGCAAGCGACGACTACCCGTAGATTTACGGATACTTCGCAATCAAGCTAACGCCAATATTCAAAGTTTAGTACAGCAACTAGCATCTGGAGCCTTTGGTTTTGCTGGTACTTTGTTATCAGGGTTGATTAATGTGGTGTTAGTAGTGGTACTAGCTTTTTATATGTTGTTGTATGGCGATCGCGTTTGGTTTGGTCTGATTCACAATCTACCGCCCCAAATTCGTGTAGCTTTTACTACATCATTAAAACTAAATTTTCGCAATTTTTTCCTGAGTCAGCTACTCTTAGGGCTGTTCATGATTGTCACTCTCACACCAATTTTTTTAATATTAAAGGTTCCCTTTGCCCTACTATTTGCCACATTTATCGGCATTTCCGAACTAATTCCCTTTGTTGGTGCCACCCTAGGCATTGGTAGCGTTACCCTACTTGTACTACTACAAAATTGGTGGTTAGCTGTACAGGTAGCAATTGTAGCAATGGTTCTACAACAAATCAAAGATAATCTGCTTGGTCCCAAATTACTCGGAGACTTTATTGGACTTAACCCTATTTGGATTTTTGTGTCTATTCTTATGGGATTTGAAATTGCCGGATTACTAGGTACACTGGTGGCTGTTCCGATTGCTGGTACGATAAAAGGCACTTTTGATGCCCTAAAAAACCATAAACCGGAAGAAACGGTATCAACAGTCATCGTTGACTGA